The sequence AGCTCGAACCGACCAGAATGGATCTTTACCGATCTGGCCGTTCAGCAAACAGGAGCGATACTTGTACCGCTCTATCCCACTACCAGCCTTCTGGAACTGGAATTTATCCTCAATGATGCCGAAGTGAAGTACATTTTCATTGGCAACCAGGAATTGTATGACAAGATCAACAGCATTCGACCGCAATTGTCGTTTCTGAAAGGTATCTATACGTTAGACGAAGTGCCTGATGTATCACATTGGTCGGCCGTCACAGATATGGCCACGCCCGAACTGCTGCAAAAAGTGCAGGAAGTAAAAGCAGGCATATCGCCCCAACAACTGGCTACTATCATCTATACGTCGGGTACCACCGGTACGCCAAAAGGTGTGATGCTGAGTCATCACAATATTGTGAGTGATGCCTTTATGGGCAAGGTCTCGTTCCCTTTTTATGACGATCCTGCTAAAAAGGCACTGAGCTTCCTTCCGCTGAACCATATTTTCGAGAAATGCGTTACCTATATCTACTTCTACAGTGGCACCAGCATTTACTACGCTGAAAGTCTGGATACCATCGCTGACAACCTGCGGGAAATACAACCGGACGGATTTACTACCGTACCGCGTCTTCTGGAAAAGGTATATGATAAGATCCTCGCTACCGGTAATAAACTGACCGGTATCAAAAAAACTTTATTCTTCTGGGCGGTGAACCTGGCTACCCGCTATGACAATGTCAAAAGCGGAGGCGCCTGGTACAACCTGCAACTCGCACTGGCCGATAAACTCATTTTTAGTAAATGGAGAGCTGCCCTGGGTGGTAAGATAGATTTCATCGTAACGGGTGGCGCTGCCTGCCAGGAAAAGCTGCTACGCATCTTCTGGGCGGCTAAAATACCCATTTACGAAGGTTACGGACCTACCGAGAATAGTCCCGTGATCAGCGTAAATACCCGGAAAGAGGTCATATTTGGCACTGTAGGCCCTGTTTTGGAAGGTCTTAGTGTGAAACTGGCAGAAGATGGGGAAATCTGCGTGAAAGGCGATTCTGTGATGGTGGGTTACTATAAAAGACCAGACCTGACCGCAGAGGTGGTAAAAGATGGCTGGTTACTAACTGGCGATATCGGTATCCTTCAGGAAGGGAAATACCTGAAGATCACCGACCGTAAAAAAGAACTGTTCAAGACAAGCGGGGGTAAATATGTGGCCCCTCAGCCGATAGAAAATAAATGTAAGGAAGATCCCTTCATCGAACAGATGATGGTGATAGGGGCAGACAGGAAGTTTGTAAGTGCCCTCATTGTGCCGGCTTTTCCATACTTAAAGCAATGGATGCAGCAGCAGGGTATCAATTTTACCACCCATGAAGCGGCCATTAAGGAACCTAAAGTGTTAGAAAAATACAATGATGTGATAGAAGGGTATAATTCGAGGTTTAACCATGTGGAGCAGGTGAGAAAGTTTGCACTGTTGCCTGATGAGTGGAGTGTGGAAGGAGGGGAGATGACGCCTAAAATGAGTTTGAAGAGAAAAGTGGTGTTGGAAAAGTACAAAGAGGTGATAGAAGAGATCTATAATCTACAAAAGTAAATCAGAAGAGATTGGGTGGCGTGCAAAGAAACGAACTAATAAATGGGCCGGCTGTCTGAAGGCCGGCCCTGGTTTTGATCCTATTACTACTAAAGCGCTGTAAATGTGAATGAATGGACGATCAGTTCCACTTCCTTAGCATTTGACGGCGCATTGCCATCAAACAGCCAGAGATTCATATGTACTGGCATCGCT is a genomic window of Chitinophaga sp. LS1 containing:
- a CDS encoding long-chain fatty acid--CoA ligase, which translates into the protein MMHSRKDRLFDAVDYQLEKFPKEDMLAAKVNGTWTRYSTAFVREIADRFSAGLLQLGVSGNDGSAAKADKIAIISSNRPEWIFTDLAVQQTGAILVPLYPTTSLLELEFILNDAEVKYIFIGNQELYDKINSIRPQLSFLKGIYTLDEVPDVSHWSAVTDMATPELLQKVQEVKAGISPQQLATIIYTSGTTGTPKGVMLSHHNIVSDAFMGKVSFPFYDDPAKKALSFLPLNHIFEKCVTYIYFYSGTSIYYAESLDTIADNLREIQPDGFTTVPRLLEKVYDKILATGNKLTGIKKTLFFWAVNLATRYDNVKSGGAWYNLQLALADKLIFSKWRAALGGKIDFIVTGGAACQEKLLRIFWAAKIPIYEGYGPTENSPVISVNTRKEVIFGTVGPVLEGLSVKLAEDGEICVKGDSVMVGYYKRPDLTAEVVKDGWLLTGDIGILQEGKYLKITDRKKELFKTSGGKYVAPQPIENKCKEDPFIEQMMVIGADRKFVSALIVPAFPYLKQWMQQQGINFTTHEAAIKEPKVLEKYNDVIEGYNSRFNHVEQVRKFALLPDEWSVEGGEMTPKMSLKRKVVLEKYKEVIEEIYNLQK